A DNA window from Pseudarthrobacter sp. W1I19 contains the following coding sequences:
- a CDS encoding 3-hydroxyacyl-CoA dehydrogenase family protein: protein MSTPQLSPGLPSRVGVLGGGRMGAGIAHAFLVKGADVLVVERDEPSAEAARERVESAAAKSIERGAVDVNLDELVSRLTVGVDYDAFKDQQLVVEAVPEDWDLKVTALRGIEERLAADAYLASNTSSLSVDGLAGELKRPENFLGLHFFNPVPASTLIEVVLGKRTSAGLAAAAKGWVEALGKTAVVVNDAPGFASSRLGVAIALEAMRMVEEGVASAEDIDAAMVLGYKHPTGPLKTTDIVGLDVRLGIAEYLHSTLGERFAPPQILKDKVARGELGRKTGKGFFDWPS, encoded by the coding sequence ATGAGCACACCACAGCTTTCCCCTGGCCTGCCGTCGCGGGTGGGTGTCCTGGGCGGGGGCCGCATGGGTGCCGGCATCGCCCACGCTTTCCTGGTCAAGGGCGCCGACGTGCTGGTCGTTGAGCGCGATGAGCCATCGGCAGAGGCCGCGCGGGAACGGGTTGAGTCTGCCGCGGCCAAGAGCATCGAGCGTGGGGCCGTGGACGTGAACTTGGACGAACTGGTGTCCCGGCTGACTGTGGGTGTGGATTACGACGCCTTCAAGGACCAGCAACTGGTGGTCGAGGCGGTGCCGGAGGACTGGGACCTGAAAGTCACGGCGCTGCGCGGCATCGAGGAGCGGCTGGCCGCCGACGCGTACCTGGCGTCCAACACCTCGTCCTTGTCCGTGGACGGCCTGGCCGGGGAACTTAAGCGGCCCGAAAACTTTCTGGGCCTGCACTTCTTCAACCCCGTTCCGGCGTCCACACTCATCGAGGTGGTGCTCGGCAAGCGCACGTCTGCCGGACTCGCTGCCGCGGCGAAAGGGTGGGTGGAGGCACTCGGCAAGACCGCCGTCGTCGTTAATGACGCGCCCGGCTTCGCCTCCTCAAGGCTGGGCGTGGCCATCGCTCTTGAGGCGATGCGAATGGTGGAGGAGGGCGTGGCGTCGGCGGAGGACATTGACGCAGCCATGGTCCTTGGCTACAAGCACCCCACCGGGCCGTTGAAAACAACGGACATCGTGGGGCTGGACGTCCGGCTGGGCATTGCGGAATACCTCCACTCCACACTGGGGGAGCGCTTCGCGCCGCCGCAGATCCTCAAGGACAAAGTGGCACGGGGCGAACTGGGGCGCAAAACCGGGAAGGGCTTTTTCGACTGGCCCAGCTAG
- a CDS encoding DUF6480 family protein has product MSGQNPDPEEDKLTGLEPGGGVPPGETPPGEASTSTTQGHDEHGTKKGTQVVVIAAIAVVVLLALLYFVGYIVGFFD; this is encoded by the coding sequence GTGTCAGGACAGAATCCGGACCCGGAAGAGGACAAGCTGACTGGCCTGGAGCCGGGAGGCGGCGTACCTCCGGGCGAGACGCCGCCCGGAGAAGCCTCCACAAGCACCACGCAGGGCCATGACGAGCACGGCACGAAGAAGGGCACACAGGTCGTCGTGATCGCTGCGATCGCGGTGGTGGTCCTGCTGGCACTGCTCTACTTCGTGGGCTACATCGTCGGGTTTTTTGACTAG
- a CDS encoding GNAT family N-acetyltransferase, with protein MTFLEPLTLTGRFVTLEPLAEEHHDGLVEAARDGELWRLWYTSVPAPEEMAAEIDRRLALQEQGSMVPFTTRLIDQAAGGPGRIIGMTTYMNLDAGTPRVEIGSTWNAASLQGTGTNPDSKLLLLRHAFEVLGCPAVEFRTHWLNHQSREAIARLGAKQDGVLRNHSRTRDGILRDTVVFSILEHEWPMVRAGLEYRLARRG; from the coding sequence GTGACTTTCCTAGAACCCCTTACCCTGACCGGACGGTTTGTAACCCTGGAGCCTCTCGCCGAGGAGCATCACGACGGACTGGTCGAGGCGGCCAGGGACGGTGAGCTGTGGCGGCTCTGGTACACCTCGGTTCCGGCTCCTGAGGAGATGGCGGCGGAAATTGACCGGCGGCTCGCCCTCCAGGAGCAGGGCTCCATGGTGCCGTTCACCACCAGGCTGATCGATCAGGCCGCTGGAGGCCCGGGCAGGATCATCGGCATGACCACGTACATGAATCTCGACGCCGGGACTCCCCGCGTGGAGATCGGCTCCACGTGGAATGCCGCTTCCCTGCAGGGGACCGGGACGAATCCGGACTCGAAGCTGCTGCTCCTGCGCCACGCGTTTGAGGTGCTGGGCTGCCCCGCCGTGGAGTTCCGGACGCACTGGCTCAACCACCAGTCGCGGGAGGCCATCGCGCGGCTCGGCGCGAAACAGGACGGCGTGCTCCGCAACCACTCAAGGACCCGCGACGGGATCCTCCGCGACACCGTGGTGTTCTCCATCCTCGAACACGAATGGCCGATGGTCCGCGCCGGGCTCGAATACCGGCTGGCCCGGCGCGGGTAG
- a CDS encoding SGNH/GDSL hydrolase family protein, which translates to MENRAVRRRHSAFAAFLATVAMAVGLTAVPADAAPPPEIDYVALGDSYTAGTGAGTFPTLAPCIQTPAGYVDAVGETRRVNLAFNAACHGALLTQNSDIPHDTRIPSIEQQIDYLLVSHVLTEDTELVSITAGANDVGVTGVLVTCLTQAPQACLAAVQASATFFADMQTELNAALQRIRTAAPNAEIVVLGYPRLFDPTIPFAQVDPVVLNAINTAVDALNDSVETAVKDSGTGAVFVDVTNRFKGHAVNSDNPWIFFIAPSLAPDGSLVFDPRNFHPNPAGHRAYASALLAAIKPGQLVR; encoded by the coding sequence ATGGAAAACAGAGCTGTACGACGGCGGCACTCGGCTTTCGCAGCTTTCCTCGCCACCGTGGCAATGGCGGTGGGCTTGACAGCCGTCCCCGCTGACGCCGCCCCGCCGCCCGAGATCGATTATGTGGCACTTGGCGATTCCTACACTGCTGGAACTGGTGCGGGCACGTTTCCGACGTTGGCTCCTTGTATCCAGACCCCCGCGGGTTATGTTGATGCGGTCGGTGAAACAAGGCGGGTGAACCTCGCCTTCAACGCCGCCTGTCATGGCGCACTACTGACGCAGAACAGCGACATCCCCCACGACACCCGCATCCCCAGCATTGAGCAGCAAATTGATTATCTGCTGGTTTCCCATGTCTTAACCGAAGACACCGAACTGGTCAGCATCACAGCGGGGGCCAATGATGTGGGAGTCACTGGCGTCCTGGTGACATGTCTGACGCAGGCACCCCAGGCATGTCTTGCGGCCGTACAAGCCTCGGCAACTTTTTTCGCGGACATGCAAACGGAGCTGAACGCCGCGCTGCAACGCATTCGTACTGCCGCCCCGAACGCTGAAATCGTTGTCCTCGGATATCCCAGGCTGTTCGATCCGACGATTCCGTTCGCACAAGTTGACCCTGTAGTTCTCAACGCCATCAACACCGCTGTGGATGCCTTGAACGACTCCGTTGAGACTGCGGTAAAGGACTCCGGAACGGGAGCGGTATTTGTGGATGTCACCAATCGCTTCAAAGGTCATGCAGTCAATTCCGACAACCCTTGGATATTCTTCATCGCACCGTCACTGGCCCCGGATGGAAGTTTGGTTTTCGACCCCCGAAACTTCCACCCAAACCCTGCGGGGCACCGCGCTTATGCGTCGGCCCTTCTGGCAGCCATTAAACCGGGACAACTTGTCCGGTAA
- a CDS encoding tyrosine-protein phosphatase produces MKRADGSMGWDGAVNAWHVAGGVYRMGRREWLTAAGWRQAYDGGIRTVIDLRNAAEARRRETDPPMPESAWSGITVVSAPTEEPGDPRFTQLAGPYLNDPAYYADNARIFPEKLAGVFKALAAASARGDVVLHCAAGRDRSGMVAAMVQDLAGDSDQDIAEGYRRAARGINERYRTHGPPHDRERYVEEHELAPLLEQRGDAVVEFVRGLDTRNFLLRNGLTSADLDAVLSLCGAGVSR; encoded by the coding sequence ATGAAGAGAGCGGACGGGTCCATGGGCTGGGATGGTGCTGTCAATGCGTGGCATGTCGCGGGCGGTGTTTACCGTATGGGGCGGCGCGAATGGCTGACGGCGGCGGGCTGGCGGCAGGCGTACGACGGCGGCATCCGCACTGTGATCGACCTCCGTAACGCTGCGGAGGCGCGGCGCAGGGAAACCGATCCCCCGATGCCCGAGTCCGCCTGGTCCGGTATCACAGTGGTTTCGGCACCCACGGAAGAACCTGGCGATCCCCGCTTCACGCAACTCGCCGGCCCGTACCTCAACGACCCCGCCTACTACGCGGACAACGCCCGGATCTTCCCCGAAAAGCTGGCGGGCGTCTTCAAGGCCCTCGCTGCTGCATCCGCCCGTGGCGACGTGGTGCTGCACTGCGCCGCCGGGCGGGACCGCAGCGGTATGGTGGCGGCCATGGTGCAGGATCTGGCGGGGGACTCCGACCAGGACATCGCCGAAGGCTACCGGCGGGCAGCCCGCGGCATCAATGAGCGCTACCGCACGCACGGCCCGCCCCACGACCGCGAGCGCTATGTTGAGGAACACGAGCTGGCTCCCTTGCTGGAGCAGCGCGGCGACGCCGTGGTTGAGTTCGTGCGGGGCCTCGACACCCGCAACTTCCTGCTGCGCAATGGACTCACCTCCGCCGATCTTGACGCCGTTCTGTCCCTCTGCGGAGCGGGGGTATCGCGATGA
- a CDS encoding trypsin-like serine protease: MNRDHLNVNKLRRALSLSAVTGLLAASAYAAVPAWAAGDDKASGATSPAASSAAGPATETPTPAASGGISAAGLADAVQRDLGVTPEQFDAAGELGVQAEAAAVKLRAVPGYTGIRVKDSRIIVTGSGDELQAAVHGLAAAAPGLPLELELEAAVTPEPAASASPAPGYELAANTEQLFQAYVRDVGITGLQAVASTGSKFVIRTGGVNAPESAGTAAPAATGSAATETGTGKMSPSEFVSRYANVELAPGAPLKPEADVLGGVGYAADSGWICSTGFSAFNPAGLPAVLTAGHCGEDGASKTADLLFQGARAGFLGNFEFSQFGGPGNTPVLQPNNATDPGNVGTDLSVIGALRADLDPLPAVTTWGDQTAPGPDVKIIGAAAPVIGMDVCRSGWRTGWSCGTISEVGIYLIEGNNYADDQKDLRAIRGFLSLDVQSAGGDSGGPWISGNFAVGIHSAGESGGAQNFALAATLQDALEVLPGYQLEVFLNKPLLTSPAPGETVQAGQAISGRIPAEPASAAGTAVRITLPGHAPFDVPVDNAGNWSFNVPWPAGSLTFQAETINGHSRSKAASLTAEVAPAPLAAPTIAVPAGQPLTELTTLSGTGAPGATVIVSGDVAGSGTVGLDGQWTASVAGTAAFGNVTANAVLSSPGTADSPAATATVQVSPPRPVIASIHDGQHFRQDNLPRTISGSGAEGAEVTVSIDGKPLYSPTSGGPAGSRSPAPALVPLELVGGGTWQVPFPDGLAPGTHTVSVTQAFDGLSSPPATASFVLDPAPAAPAPAAPAPAVPPAPAQDPPAVVVLPPVRDPAGLANTSGGVGNNGALAVTGSNALVPAAGAAAAAIAVGAVLMLLVRRRKQRTRG, encoded by the coding sequence ATGAACAGGGACCACCTGAACGTGAACAAACTGCGCCGTGCCCTCTCCCTAAGTGCCGTTACTGGCCTGCTCGCTGCCTCCGCCTACGCGGCTGTTCCCGCCTGGGCGGCGGGCGACGACAAGGCAAGTGGGGCCACCAGTCCGGCCGCAAGCTCCGCAGCAGGCCCGGCCACGGAGACCCCGACGCCCGCCGCTTCCGGCGGCATTTCCGCAGCCGGCCTCGCGGATGCGGTCCAGCGCGACCTCGGCGTCACCCCGGAACAGTTCGACGCGGCGGGGGAGCTGGGTGTTCAGGCAGAGGCCGCCGCCGTGAAGCTCCGCGCCGTCCCTGGCTACACGGGGATCCGGGTGAAAGACTCCAGGATCATCGTGACGGGCTCCGGAGACGAACTGCAGGCAGCCGTACACGGGCTCGCCGCCGCCGCTCCGGGCCTTCCTCTGGAATTGGAACTGGAAGCGGCAGTTACGCCTGAACCAGCAGCGTCCGCATCCCCGGCGCCCGGGTACGAACTTGCCGCCAACACCGAGCAGCTTTTCCAGGCCTACGTGCGCGACGTCGGTATCACGGGCCTGCAGGCGGTAGCCAGCACCGGCTCCAAGTTTGTCATCAGGACCGGGGGCGTGAATGCGCCGGAATCGGCAGGCACCGCGGCGCCGGCCGCTACGGGTTCAGCGGCGACGGAAACGGGCACCGGGAAGATGTCGCCGTCGGAATTCGTGTCCAGGTACGCAAATGTGGAACTGGCGCCGGGAGCCCCCTTGAAGCCGGAGGCCGACGTCCTGGGTGGGGTGGGCTATGCAGCGGACAGCGGATGGATTTGTTCGACAGGTTTCTCCGCATTCAACCCGGCTGGCCTGCCTGCCGTCCTGACCGCTGGGCACTGTGGCGAGGACGGCGCGTCCAAAACCGCTGACTTGTTGTTCCAGGGAGCGCGGGCAGGGTTCCTGGGCAACTTCGAGTTCAGCCAATTCGGCGGACCGGGCAACACCCCCGTGCTGCAGCCCAATAACGCCACAGACCCAGGGAACGTGGGAACGGACCTCTCGGTTATAGGTGCCCTACGCGCAGACCTGGACCCGCTGCCCGCAGTTACCACGTGGGGCGACCAGACTGCCCCTGGACCGGACGTCAAAATCATCGGCGCGGCTGCCCCGGTGATCGGCATGGACGTGTGCCGTTCCGGCTGGCGGACCGGATGGTCGTGCGGCACCATCAGCGAGGTTGGGATTTACCTCATTGAGGGGAACAACTATGCAGACGACCAAAAGGACCTCAGGGCTATCAGGGGCTTCCTGTCCTTGGATGTGCAGTCGGCTGGCGGCGACTCGGGCGGCCCGTGGATCAGTGGAAACTTCGCAGTGGGCATCCATTCCGCCGGGGAAAGCGGAGGCGCGCAGAACTTCGCCCTGGCAGCCACCCTGCAGGATGCACTCGAGGTGCTGCCCGGGTACCAGCTGGAAGTCTTCCTGAACAAGCCGTTGCTGACCTCGCCTGCCCCTGGGGAAACCGTGCAGGCGGGGCAGGCAATTTCTGGGCGGATTCCCGCGGAGCCGGCCTCTGCGGCAGGTACCGCCGTCCGCATTACCCTGCCCGGCCACGCCCCTTTCGACGTGCCGGTGGACAATGCCGGTAACTGGAGCTTCAACGTTCCATGGCCTGCTGGTTCGTTGACCTTCCAAGCTGAAACGATTAATGGCCACAGCCGTTCCAAGGCCGCATCGCTGACGGCAGAGGTTGCGCCGGCTCCCCTGGCCGCCCCCACCATCGCGGTTCCCGCCGGCCAGCCCCTGACGGAGTTGACCACGCTTTCCGGAACGGGCGCTCCGGGTGCAACCGTCATCGTGTCAGGCGACGTGGCGGGCTCCGGAACAGTAGGCCTGGACGGGCAATGGACGGCCAGCGTGGCAGGCACGGCAGCTTTCGGCAATGTGACGGCCAACGCCGTGCTGTCCTCGCCGGGAACGGCCGATAGCCCTGCCGCCACAGCAACAGTCCAGGTATCGCCGCCGCGTCCTGTCATCGCAAGCATCCATGACGGGCAGCATTTCCGCCAGGACAACCTGCCGCGAACCATTTCCGGCAGCGGCGCCGAGGGGGCAGAGGTGACGGTGTCAATCGATGGCAAGCCCCTTTACAGCCCCACATCGGGCGGCCCGGCCGGATCCCGGTCGCCGGCACCTGCCCTGGTTCCGCTGGAGCTGGTTGGGGGCGGAACTTGGCAGGTTCCCTTTCCTGACGGACTGGCTCCCGGAACCCACACGGTTTCCGTAACACAGGCCTTCGATGGGCTCTCCTCCCCACCGGCTACCGCATCGTTCGTCCTGGACCCGGCCCCGGCTGCCCCGGCCCCGGCTGCCCCGGCCCCGGCGGTACCGCCGGCTCCGGCGCAAGACCCGCCCGCCGTCGTCGTTCTCCCGCCTGTCCGTGACCCGGCGGGCTTAGCTAATACGTCCGGCGGAGTGGGAAACAACGGCGCTCTGGCCGTCACCGGAAGCAACGCCCTGGTTCCGGCGGCAGGAGCTGCCGCTGCGGCGATCGCGGTTGGCGCCGTTCTGATGCTGCTGGTCCGCCGCCGGAAGCAACGCACCCGGGGATGA
- a CDS encoding PaaI family thioesterase, with product MSALSPKDAAETQPDAHELWKITLGELDEKMGVKILEESVERVVATMPVEGNRQSFGLLHGGASLAVGEAVGSWAAVIHASTMGKTAVGVDVSATHHRSAREGQVTITATPIHLGGTLTTHEVVITNEAGQRLCTLRITNLLMRRHKTH from the coding sequence ATGAGCGCCCTATCACCGAAGGATGCCGCAGAGACCCAGCCGGACGCGCACGAGCTGTGGAAGATTACCCTCGGCGAACTCGACGAGAAGATGGGCGTGAAGATCCTCGAGGAATCGGTGGAGCGGGTGGTGGCCACCATGCCGGTGGAGGGAAACAGGCAGTCCTTTGGGCTTCTGCATGGCGGCGCGTCCCTTGCCGTGGGTGAGGCCGTGGGATCGTGGGCGGCCGTGATCCACGCAAGCACCATGGGCAAGACGGCGGTGGGCGTGGACGTTTCCGCCACCCACCACCGTTCCGCGCGCGAGGGACAGGTGACAATCACCGCCACCCCCATCCACTTGGGCGGCACGCTCACCACGCACGAGGTGGTCATCACCAACGAGGCCGGCCAGCGGCTCTGCACCCTCCGCATCACAAACCTGCTGATGCGGCGCCACAAAACCCATTGA
- the paaZ gene encoding phenylacetic acid degradation bifunctional protein PaaZ — protein MTSTATAPQATVDTVETVPSFIMDGWWTPDDASAGSAVPVRDASTGEILAKVSTEGLDLGAVVEYGRTTGQAELGKLTFHQRALKLKELAQYLNARRDHFYTFSAQTGATKIDSMIDIDGGIGVLFTFGSKGRRELPNSQVVVDGPMEVLSKDGSFAGEHIYTRIPGVAVQINAFNFPVWGMLEKFAPAFIAGVPTIVKPATPTGYVAAAVVKAIVESNILPKGSLQLISGSVRGLLDVLDYRDLVAFTGSASTALSLKSHPNVVQGGVRFTSETDSLNAAILGPDAVEGTPEFDAFVKSVVTEMTAKAGQKCTAIRRAIVPQELVPAVSAAIGKRITERVVLGDPRADGVTMGALASVEQLKDVRAAVQSMLDAGGELAYGTLDSPSVTAADGSTVLVDGGAFMAPVLLNWNNPEAEEVHSLEAFGPVSSVIGYKDIPDAVRLAARGSGSLVASVCTNDPAVARELVTGIAAHHGRVLMLNREDARSSTGHGSPVPHLVHGGPGRAGGGEELGGIRSVMHHMQRTAIQGSPNMLTAVTGVWHTGADRNFTVETEGTHPFRKSLETLRIGDAVRSDLRQVTLEDITAFANSTGDTFYAHTNHEAAEANPFFPGIVAHGYLLLAWGAGLFVEPAPGPVLANYGLENLRFITPVAAGDSIRVTLTAKKITPRETDEYGEVAWDAVLTNQNDEIVATYDVLTLVEK, from the coding sequence ATGACCAGCACCGCCACAGCTCCCCAGGCCACGGTCGACACCGTGGAGACAGTGCCCAGCTTCATCATGGACGGGTGGTGGACGCCCGACGACGCCTCCGCAGGCTCGGCTGTCCCCGTCCGTGACGCGAGCACCGGGGAAATCCTGGCGAAGGTGAGCACCGAAGGGCTGGACCTGGGCGCCGTCGTTGAGTACGGACGTACTACCGGCCAGGCAGAACTGGGCAAGCTGACGTTCCACCAGCGGGCCCTCAAGCTCAAGGAACTGGCGCAGTACCTGAACGCCCGGCGCGACCACTTCTACACCTTCTCGGCCCAGACCGGCGCCACCAAGATCGACTCCATGATCGACATCGACGGCGGCATCGGCGTGCTCTTCACCTTCGGCTCCAAGGGCCGGCGCGAGCTGCCCAACTCGCAGGTGGTGGTGGACGGGCCCATGGAGGTGCTGTCCAAGGACGGCTCCTTCGCCGGCGAACACATTTACACCCGCATTCCGGGCGTGGCCGTCCAGATCAACGCCTTCAACTTCCCCGTCTGGGGCATGCTGGAGAAGTTCGCGCCCGCCTTCATTGCCGGTGTTCCCACCATCGTCAAGCCGGCAACGCCCACGGGATACGTGGCAGCTGCCGTGGTGAAGGCCATCGTGGAATCCAACATCCTGCCCAAGGGTTCGCTGCAGCTGATTTCCGGCTCCGTCCGGGGGTTGCTGGACGTCCTGGACTACCGCGACCTCGTCGCCTTCACCGGTTCCGCCTCCACCGCGCTGTCCCTGAAGTCCCACCCCAACGTGGTTCAGGGCGGCGTCCGCTTCACCTCCGAAACCGACTCGCTGAACGCGGCCATCCTCGGCCCCGACGCGGTGGAGGGCACCCCCGAGTTCGACGCCTTCGTGAAGTCCGTGGTCACCGAAATGACGGCCAAGGCCGGGCAGAAGTGCACCGCCATCCGCCGGGCTATCGTGCCCCAGGAGCTGGTCCCCGCTGTGTCCGCGGCGATCGGCAAGCGCATCACCGAACGGGTTGTCCTCGGCGACCCCCGCGCCGACGGCGTCACCATGGGTGCGCTCGCCTCCGTGGAGCAGCTCAAGGACGTGCGTGCGGCCGTGCAGTCCATGCTCGACGCCGGTGGTGAGCTTGCGTACGGAACCCTCGATTCGCCGTCGGTCACCGCTGCCGACGGCTCCACAGTGCTGGTTGACGGCGGGGCATTTATGGCGCCCGTCCTGCTGAACTGGAACAACCCCGAGGCGGAGGAAGTGCACTCGCTGGAGGCATTCGGGCCCGTTTCGTCAGTGATCGGCTACAAGGACATTCCCGACGCCGTCCGCCTCGCCGCCCGCGGCAGCGGCTCCTTGGTCGCCTCGGTCTGCACCAACGATCCCGCCGTTGCCCGCGAACTTGTCACCGGGATCGCCGCCCACCACGGCCGCGTCCTGATGCTCAACCGCGAGGACGCCCGTTCGTCAACCGGCCACGGTTCGCCGGTACCGCACCTGGTCCACGGCGGCCCGGGCCGTGCCGGCGGCGGTGAGGAACTGGGCGGCATCCGCTCGGTGATGCATCACATGCAGCGCACCGCCATCCAGGGCTCACCCAACATGCTCACCGCCGTCACCGGTGTGTGGCACACAGGGGCGGACCGCAACTTCACGGTTGAAACCGAAGGAACGCACCCGTTCCGGAAGTCGCTTGAGACGCTGCGGATTGGCGACGCCGTCCGCTCCGACCTGCGCCAGGTCACCTTGGAGGACATCACGGCCTTCGCCAACTCCACCGGTGACACGTTCTACGCCCACACCAACCATGAAGCCGCGGAAGCCAACCCGTTCTTCCCGGGCATTGTGGCCCACGGCTACCTCCTGCTGGCCTGGGGCGCCGGACTGTTCGTCGAGCCCGCGCCCGGCCCGGTCCTGGCCAACTACGGGCTGGAAAACCTGCGCTTCATCACCCCCGTCGCGGCAGGGGACTCCATCCGCGTGACGCTCACCGCCAAGAAGATCACCCCGCGCGAAACGGACGAGTACGGCGAGGTGGCCTGGGACGCAGTCCTCACCAACCAGAACGACGAAATCGTAGCAACGTACGACGTCCTCACCCTCGTGGAGAAGTAG
- a CDS encoding VOC family protein: MSLRLNTVTTVLPVDDPQRARRFYTEKLGLPHRGMTDDGSELLGTNGGPMLQLMPVSDGKHSDHTALSFEVTDIERTVRDMEARGVQFQDYDLPDLRTENHICTTNSEKCAWFMDTERNILCVHESLGVQAEYEL; the protein is encoded by the coding sequence ATGAGCCTTAGATTGAACACAGTCACAACCGTCCTGCCAGTCGATGATCCACAGCGCGCCCGCCGGTTTTACACGGAAAAACTCGGACTACCGCACCGTGGCATGACAGACGACGGAAGCGAACTCCTCGGCACCAACGGCGGCCCGATGCTGCAGTTGATGCCCGTCTCGGATGGCAAACATTCCGATCACACTGCGCTGAGCTTCGAGGTGACGGACATCGAACGCACGGTCCGTGACATGGAAGCCAGGGGAGTGCAGTTCCAGGATTACGACCTGCCGGACCTTCGAACGGAAAACCACATCTGCACCACGAACTCGGAGAAGTGCGCCTGGTTCATGGACACAGAGCGCAACATCCTCTGTGTCCACGAGTCGCTTGGCGTTCAGGCGGAGTACGAGCTCTAA
- a CDS encoding S1C family serine protease produces MSISTSQGLCRSARFGTVAGGVVLAASLALTACTSQAPPAPTETSGASTAGASTSPSAATSPGTGGSASTSPGAPSPAPDAAGGLPELVENLAPSVVTIFTEGGLGSGVVYSEDGLIITNEHVVSGNTRVEVGFADGQRVEGTVRATDAVTDLALVQADRKGLPKPTYQSTLPKVGEGALVLGSPLGFENTATAGIISGLHRSIPGSASNSLSLVDLIQTDAPISPGNSGGAVINMRGEIIGISEAYIPPSAGAVSLGFAIPAATAVQVAEELLADGTAEHAYLGLTPGELTPQIADQLGIEASTGVVVLALDEEGPAGRAGIRPGDVLESMEGVELNSPEKLLAELRNRNPGDTVSFKVKRGDQSLDLKADLIDRPTQ; encoded by the coding sequence ATGAGCATCAGCACCAGCCAGGGATTATGCCGTTCCGCGCGCTTTGGCACGGTTGCCGGAGGCGTGGTGCTGGCAGCCTCCCTGGCCCTGACCGCCTGCACATCCCAGGCTCCCCCTGCGCCCACCGAAACGTCCGGAGCCAGTACGGCGGGTGCCAGCACGTCGCCGTCGGCCGCGACCTCCCCTGGTACCGGCGGTTCAGCCAGCACCTCCCCCGGTGCCCCGTCGCCCGCTCCTGATGCTGCCGGCGGCCTCCCCGAGCTGGTTGAGAATTTGGCTCCCTCGGTGGTGACTATCTTCACCGAAGGTGGCCTCGGCAGCGGTGTGGTGTACTCGGAGGACGGGCTCATCATTACCAATGAGCACGTGGTCAGCGGCAACACCAGGGTGGAGGTTGGGTTCGCGGATGGCCAGCGGGTAGAGGGAACAGTAAGGGCCACCGACGCCGTCACCGACCTTGCGCTGGTGCAGGCGGACCGCAAGGGCTTGCCCAAGCCCACCTACCAGAGCACGCTGCCCAAGGTAGGCGAAGGCGCCCTGGTACTCGGTTCCCCGCTGGGCTTCGAGAACACGGCGACGGCAGGGATCATCTCCGGCCTGCACAGGTCCATTCCGGGTTCAGCCTCCAACAGCCTGTCCCTGGTGGACCTGATCCAGACGGACGCCCCCATCAGCCCCGGTAACTCGGGCGGCGCCGTAATCAACATGCGCGGCGAAATTATCGGCATCAGTGAGGCATACATCCCGCCGTCCGCCGGCGCCGTCTCCCTGGGCTTTGCCATCCCGGCGGCCACCGCCGTGCAGGTTGCGGAAGAACTGCTGGCCGACGGCACCGCCGAACACGCATATCTGGGCCTGACCCCGGGCGAACTGACGCCGCAGATCGCGGACCAGCTGGGCATCGAGGCGAGCACCGGCGTCGTGGTTCTGGCTCTGGACGAGGAAGGCCCGGCAGGACGTGCCGGGATCCGACCGGGTGATGTTCTGGAGTCCATGGAAGGAGTGGAGCTTAACTCCCCTGAGAAGCTCCTCGCGGAACTGCGCAACCGTAACCCCGGCGACACCGTAAGTTTCAAGGTCAAGCGTGGCGACCAGAGCCTGGACCTCAAAGCAGACCTGATTGACCGGCCAACCCAGTAG
- a CDS encoding TetR/AcrR family transcriptional regulator gives MPSTTDATSTAGTKRGRPGYDQQSVLRIAVDVFNRHGYDATSMGILADNLGISKSAIYHHVPSKGDLLKLALDHALGGLEAILEEPQATSGAADARLEFVLRQTVAVLVERLPFVTLLLRLRGNTEIERDALERRRTFDHKVAGLISAARDEGSLRQDIDPRTVTRLLFGMINSIVEWYKPGGSLSPKRLADDVITMAFDGLHSQP, from the coding sequence ATGCCCAGCACCACTGACGCAACCAGCACCGCCGGCACCAAGCGCGGCCGCCCTGGATACGACCAGCAATCGGTGCTGCGCATCGCCGTCGACGTCTTCAACCGCCACGGTTATGATGCGACATCCATGGGCATCCTGGCCGACAACCTGGGCATCTCGAAGTCGGCGATCTACCACCACGTGCCGTCCAAGGGCGACCTGCTCAAACTCGCCCTGGACCACGCACTGGGCGGACTCGAAGCGATCCTGGAGGAGCCGCAGGCCACGTCCGGCGCCGCAGATGCCCGGCTCGAGTTTGTGCTGAGGCAGACCGTGGCCGTGCTGGTGGAGCGGCTGCCGTTCGTCACCCTGCTCCTGCGCCTGCGTGGAAACACCGAGATTGAACGCGACGCCCTGGAACGGCGCCGTACCTTCGACCACAAGGTGGCCGGACTGATCTCTGCCGCCCGGGATGAAGGGTCGCTGCGCCAGGACATTGACCCCCGGACCGTGACCCGGCTCCTCTTCGGCATGATCAACTCAATCGTGGAATGGTACAAACCGGGCGGCTCCCTCTCCCCCAAACGGCTTGCGGACGACGTCATCACCATGGCGTTCGACGGGCTCCACTCCCAGCCCTAG